In one window of Nocardia brasiliensis DNA:
- a CDS encoding low molecular weight phosphatase family protein encodes MHVLFVCNGNVCRSVIAERVTRALAVEYGLPNLTAASAGTRALVGFPVEPLAARAIEGLGADASEFKARRLKPELVDNADLVLTMTERIRDQVSEMGFGVAARTFTLLEAHRIAHVTGARSIAELHHARDDLALVGRENITDPIGLSEQAYCAVGDRIAEALVPLLLALAPHEGTRRAGDPEPGLIIEPGGESAPLGSFRAAHRR; translated from the coding sequence ATGCACGTCCTGTTCGTCTGCAACGGCAATGTGTGCCGTTCGGTGATTGCCGAGCGCGTCACCCGCGCTCTCGCGGTCGAATACGGGCTGCCGAATTTGACCGCGGCGAGCGCGGGAACCCGTGCGCTGGTGGGCTTTCCGGTCGAGCCGTTGGCCGCGCGGGCGATCGAGGGCCTCGGCGCGGACGCGAGCGAGTTCAAGGCGCGCCGGCTGAAGCCGGAGCTGGTGGACAACGCCGATCTGGTGCTCACCATGACCGAGCGGATCCGGGACCAGGTGAGCGAGATGGGGTTCGGCGTGGCGGCGCGCACCTTCACACTGCTGGAGGCGCACCGCATCGCGCACGTGACCGGCGCGCGCTCGATCGCCGAACTGCACCACGCGCGCGACGATCTCGCACTGGTCGGCCGGGAGAACATCACCGACCCGATCGGCCTGTCCGAACAGGCCTACTGCGCGGTGGGCGACCGGATCGCCGAGGCGCTGGTGCCGCTACTGCTGGCGCTGGCACCGCACGAAGGCACTCGCCGGGCCGGCGACCCGGAGCCGGGCCTGATCATCGAGCCGGGCGGCGAATCCGCGCCGCTGGGTTCTTTCCGCGCCGCACACCGCCGATAA
- a CDS encoding monooxygenase family protein, with protein MRVHRTTVDLHDYPDLVVIYLGIRVHKPRGLLRLLGLGPKLYRSHRDRPDGLLSHEDVIWSLFPPHWGARQYWRDLESLERWTRSEPHREWWHRFLRDSGGTGFWHEAYFLRGGIDAMYDDMARPTGMARFAPVIDSRGRMFSTRGRVYDQPDSLAPVVDEKTFYGTEFE; from the coding sequence ATGCGGGTGCACAGGACAACGGTCGATCTGCACGATTATCCGGACCTGGTGGTCATCTACCTGGGGATCCGGGTACACAAACCGCGCGGCCTGCTGCGCCTGCTCGGGCTGGGCCCGAAACTGTATCGCTCCCATCGGGATCGGCCGGACGGATTGCTCTCGCACGAGGACGTGATCTGGTCGCTGTTCCCGCCGCACTGGGGCGCCCGCCAGTACTGGCGCGACCTGGAGAGCCTGGAGCGCTGGACCCGCTCCGAGCCGCACCGCGAGTGGTGGCACCGGTTCCTGCGAGACTCCGGCGGCACGGGCTTCTGGCACGAGGCGTACTTCCTGCGCGGCGGCATCGACGCGATGTACGACGACATGGCCCGGCCGACCGGGATGGCGCGGTTCGCCCCGGTGATCGATTCGCGCGGGCGGATGTTCAGTACCCGCGGCCGGGTCTACGACCAGCCGGACTCGCTGGCGCCGGTGGTGGACGAGAAGACGTTCTACGGCACCGAATTCGAGTAA
- a CDS encoding fluoride efflux transporter FluC has product MTTASTGCTQTDIDPDLYDPAPLRAELSAQAPIVAVIALGGALGAALRYGAALIWPTAHAAFPVTTMVVNVTGCAIMGVFMVLITEAWTAPALLRPFIGTGVLGGYTTFSTYAADSAHLLRTGSPALGSAVLVATPLAALGAIWIAAGLTRRLVLRGARHVLLDVQVATPEDAR; this is encoded by the coding sequence ATGACTACCGCCAGTACCGGTTGCACGCAGACCGATATCGATCCTGATCTGTACGACCCCGCGCCGTTGCGCGCCGAGCTGAGCGCGCAGGCGCCGATCGTGGCGGTCATCGCGCTCGGCGGTGCGCTCGGCGCCGCCCTGCGCTACGGCGCGGCCCTGATCTGGCCCACCGCCCATGCCGCGTTCCCGGTCACCACGATGGTCGTCAACGTCACCGGCTGCGCGATCATGGGCGTGTTCATGGTCCTGATCACCGAGGCTTGGACCGCGCCCGCGCTGCTGCGTCCGTTCATCGGGACCGGTGTTCTCGGCGGCTACACCACGTTCTCCACCTACGCCGCCGACAGCGCGCACCTGCTCCGAACCGGAAGTCCGGCACTCGGTTCGGCGGTCTTGGTGGCCACGCCGCTGGCGGCGCTCGGTGCGATCTGGATCGCCGCGGGTCTCACGCGGCGACTCGTGCTCCGCGGTGCTCGGCACGTCCTGCTCGATGTCCAGGTCGCCACGCCGGAGGACGCGCGATGA
- the crcB gene encoding fluoride efflux transporter CrcB — protein MNWVLVLGAAAVGAPLRYLVDRFVQRRHGSLFPWGTLAVNTVACLILGFLTTAVTADSRLLLLVGTGFCGALSTYSTFTFESVQLARNRARGYAIANVVGSMVAGLAAIFLGSALAQAIWA, from the coding sequence ATGAACTGGGTGCTCGTCCTCGGTGCGGCCGCGGTCGGCGCACCGCTGCGCTATCTGGTCGACCGGTTCGTGCAGCGCCGCCACGGCAGTCTCTTCCCGTGGGGCACCCTCGCGGTCAACACCGTCGCCTGCCTGATTCTCGGCTTCCTCACCACGGCGGTGACCGCGGACTCGCGGCTGCTATTGCTGGTCGGCACCGGCTTCTGCGGCGCGCTGAGCACCTATTCGACCTTCACGTTCGAGTCGGTCCAGCTGGCCCGCAATCGCGCCCGCGGCTACGCCATCGCCAACGTCGTGGGCAGCATGGTCGCCGGCCTGGCCGCGATCTTCCTCGGTTCGGCTCTCGCCCAGGCCATTTGGGCCTGA
- a CDS encoding nitroreductase family deazaflavin-dependent oxidoreductase → MPMPKWWGHVNKRVFNPRAIAGGKWPVLTHVGRTSGMTYRTPLDAHPVDGGYLFVLVYGSGADWVQNILKAGSARLRINGKELRLAAPRLIGETEAFDALPPEVTRPPKLLRITEFLRMDLAPS, encoded by the coding sequence ATGCCGATGCCGAAATGGTGGGGACACGTGAACAAGCGGGTGTTCAACCCGCGCGCGATCGCGGGCGGGAAGTGGCCGGTGCTGACGCATGTCGGACGCACGTCGGGCATGACCTACCGCACGCCGCTGGACGCCCATCCGGTCGACGGCGGCTACCTGTTCGTCCTGGTGTACGGGTCAGGCGCGGACTGGGTGCAGAACATCTTGAAGGCGGGCAGCGCCCGGCTCCGGATCAACGGCAAGGAACTGCGCCTCGCGGCACCGCGACTGATCGGGGAAACCGAAGCGTTCGACGCGCTGCCACCGGAGGTGACGCGCCCGCCCAAGCTGCTCCGCATCACCGAGTTCCTCCGCATGGACCTGGCGCCGAGCTGA
- a CDS encoding TetR/AcrR family transcriptional regulator gives MSRPPLPLSRGRVLEAAVRVADRGGVGAITMRRVAQELGVEAMSLYHHVPNKDAILDGVVDIVFAAIELPGSGQADWRDAIRTRAHSARKILSQHRWALGLLDSRRNPGPATLRHHDAVLGVLRGAGFTLPAAAHAISLIDSYIGGYVLQEANLPAATPHDVEDVAADILDRMPDDLPHLRELIVEHALRPGYDHTAEFTYGLDLILDALDARRG, from the coding sequence ATGTCCCGCCCCCCGCTACCGCTCAGCAGAGGCCGCGTGCTCGAGGCCGCGGTCCGGGTCGCCGATCGCGGTGGGGTGGGAGCGATCACGATGCGTCGCGTGGCGCAGGAGCTCGGCGTCGAGGCGATGTCGCTGTACCACCACGTGCCGAACAAGGACGCCATCCTCGACGGAGTGGTCGACATCGTGTTCGCCGCGATCGAGCTGCCCGGCAGCGGGCAGGCGGACTGGCGCGATGCCATCCGGACCCGCGCCCACTCCGCGCGAAAGATCTTGTCCCAGCACCGATGGGCGCTCGGCCTCTTGGATTCCCGGCGCAATCCCGGCCCCGCCACGCTGCGGCACCACGACGCCGTACTCGGCGTCCTGCGCGGCGCGGGATTCACCCTGCCCGCCGCCGCGCATGCCATCTCGCTAATCGACAGCTATATCGGCGGCTACGTTCTCCAGGAGGCGAACCTGCCCGCGGCGACCCCGCACGATGTCGAGGATGTCGCGGCCGACATCCTCGACCGGATGCCCGACGACCTGCCGCACCTGCGCGAGCTGATCGTCGAGCATGCGCTGCGTCCCGGCTATGACCACACCGCGGAATTCACCTACGGCCTCGACCTCATCCTCGATGCCCTGGATGCGCGGCGCGGGTAG
- the hspQ gene encoding heat shock protein HspQ produces the protein MSEAKYGVGDRVRHVSLGRHGVVVEVDLEYTPAHDDNGLTLNPDVRSSPWYLVTIDDEQGEPVDTYLSEGQLTSDS, from the coding sequence ATGTCGGAAGCCAAATACGGTGTCGGCGATCGGGTTCGGCACGTCTCCCTCGGTAGGCACGGCGTCGTCGTCGAGGTCGACCTCGAATACACGCCCGCGCACGACGACAACGGGCTCACCCTCAACCCCGACGTGCGCTCGAGTCCCTGGTACCTGGTGACCATCGACGACGAACAAGGCGAACCGGTGGACACCTACCTCTCCGAAGGCCAACTCACCTCGGACAGCTGA
- a CDS encoding ANTAR domain-containing response regulator: MSTAAGGAGTKRDAGAKRVVVAEDEALIRMDLVEMLTEEGYLVVGEAGDGQQAVDLAVEHRPDLVIMDVKMPRRDGIDAAAEIASKRVAPVVILTAFSQRDLVERARDAGAMAYLVKPFTKSDLVPAIELAASRFHEITALEGEVANLSDRLETRKLVERAKGVLMQTQGLSEPQAFKWIQRTAMDRRTTMKAVAEVVLENLAPK, from the coding sequence ATGAGCACAGCAGCAGGGGGCGCAGGCACTAAGCGCGACGCGGGGGCCAAGCGCGTCGTCGTCGCGGAAGATGAGGCGCTCATCCGCATGGACCTGGTCGAGATGCTGACCGAAGAGGGCTATCTGGTGGTCGGCGAGGCGGGTGACGGGCAGCAGGCGGTGGATCTCGCGGTCGAGCACCGGCCGGATCTGGTGATCATGGATGTGAAGATGCCGCGCCGCGACGGTATCGATGCGGCGGCCGAGATCGCGTCGAAACGTGTTGCGCCGGTGGTGATTTTGACCGCGTTCAGCCAGCGGGATCTGGTCGAGCGGGCGCGTGACGCGGGGGCGATGGCGTATCTGGTGAAGCCGTTCACGAAGTCCGATCTGGTGCCTGCGATCGAGTTGGCGGCGAGCCGGTTCCACGAGATCACCGCGCTGGAGGGCGAGGTGGCGAATCTGTCGGACCGGTTGGAGACGCGCAAGCTGGTGGAGCGGGCCAAGGGCGTTTTGATGCAGACGCAGGGTCTGTCCGAGCCGCAGGCGTTCAAGTGGATTCAGCGCACGGCGATGGATCGCCGGACGACGATGAAGGCGGTCGCCGAGGTCGTGCTGGAGAACTTGGCCCCGAAGTGA
- a CDS encoding branched-chain amino acid ABC transporter substrate-binding protein yields MAIGAAAALVLTGCSDKSTSTGTDASGTSGASGLKITPVVQVDTNGKEVAKVDPAKAADPAGDGKATCAPTNIAFAGALTGPNAALGINIELGAKLALDQHNKANPGCQITLKSFDTEGDPQKATQVVPQIVNDKSIVALLGPTFSGETKATGKILSDAGLPSLSSSATNASLTSNGWTSFFRGLANDDVQGPSVAKYLTETAGYKKVCVVQDNSDYGTGLAKSITDGLGAAADASCSSSIKTGDKDFSATVTKIAGANADAVFFAGYYAEGAPLAQQLKSGGFKGVFVAPDGTNDPQFLSQAGSAAKGATLTCPCGPAPEKFEQDYQAFNKQPSGVYSVEAYDLATILTKAIGAGKVTRPDILEYVRAYDGAGLARQYKWSANGELSNALIWIYTVK; encoded by the coding sequence TTGGCAATCGGTGCAGCTGCCGCGCTGGTGCTGACCGGTTGTAGTGACAAATCGACCAGCACCGGTACGGATGCGTCCGGTACCAGTGGGGCGTCCGGCCTGAAGATCACGCCGGTCGTGCAGGTGGACACCAACGGCAAAGAGGTCGCGAAGGTCGATCCGGCGAAGGCCGCCGATCCGGCCGGTGACGGTAAGGCGACGTGCGCGCCGACCAACATCGCCTTTGCCGGCGCGTTGACGGGTCCGAACGCTGCTCTCGGGATCAACATCGAGCTGGGTGCGAAGCTGGCCCTCGACCAGCACAACAAGGCCAACCCGGGCTGCCAGATCACGTTGAAGTCGTTCGACACCGAGGGTGACCCGCAGAAGGCCACGCAGGTGGTGCCGCAGATCGTCAACGACAAGTCGATCGTGGCGCTGCTCGGCCCGACGTTCTCCGGCGAGACGAAGGCGACCGGCAAGATCCTCAGCGACGCCGGCCTGCCTTCGCTGTCGTCGTCGGCGACCAACGCCTCGCTCACGTCCAACGGCTGGACCAGCTTCTTCCGCGGTCTGGCCAACGACGATGTGCAGGGCCCGTCGGTGGCGAAGTACCTGACCGAGACCGCCGGCTACAAGAAGGTCTGCGTCGTACAGGACAACAGCGACTACGGCACCGGCCTGGCCAAGAGCATCACCGATGGTCTGGGTGCCGCGGCCGACGCGAGCTGCTCGTCCAGCATCAAGACCGGTGACAAGGACTTCTCCGCGACGGTCACCAAGATCGCGGGCGCGAACGCGGACGCGGTGTTCTTCGCCGGCTACTACGCCGAGGGCGCGCCGCTGGCGCAGCAGTTGAAGTCGGGTGGCTTCAAGGGCGTCTTCGTGGCGCCGGACGGCACCAACGATCCGCAGTTCCTGTCCCAGGCGGGTAGCGCGGCCAAGGGTGCGACGCTGACCTGCCCGTGTGGCCCGGCCCCGGAGAAGTTCGAGCAGGACTACCAGGCCTTCAACAAGCAGCCCTCGGGTGTGTACTCGGTCGAGGCCTACGACCTGGCCACGATCCTGACCAAGGCGATCGGTGCGGGCAAGGTGACGCGCCCCGACATCCTGGAGTACGTGCGCGCCTATGACGGCGCGGGCCTGGCCCGTCAGTACAAGTGGAGTGCCAACGGCGAGCTGAGCAACGCGCTCATCTGGATCTACACGGTCAAGTAA
- a CDS encoding branched-chain amino acid ABC transporter permease → MTSTVLADAVQLVGGSIDFNYQGVIDDFWRLTVDGLSYGAIYALVAVGYTLVYGVLRLINFAHSEIFMLGLFGQYVGLMLLGFSPSGDVYSQGIILTITYLALAMIFGMAVSGAAAVGLERIAYRPLRRRGAKPLIFLITAIGASFVLQEIVHFVLPKIWPSLGGSNAQKPIMLVEPTKQFSFGGADITNVTIVIIVAAVILAIATELVINQTKFGRGIRAVAQDPDTATLMGVSRERIIMLTFLIGGVLAGAAALLYALKIPNGIIYSGGFILGIKAFSAAVLGGIGNLRGALLGGLLLGLAENYGQILFGTEWRDVVAFVVLIAVLMIRPTGILGESLGKARA, encoded by the coding sequence ATGACTTCCACTGTATTAGCCGACGCAGTACAACTCGTCGGTGGTTCGATCGACTTCAACTATCAGGGAGTGATCGACGATTTCTGGCGACTGACCGTCGACGGATTGTCCTACGGTGCTATCTACGCACTGGTTGCTGTGGGCTACACCCTGGTCTACGGCGTACTGCGGCTGATCAATTTTGCCCATTCGGAAATATTCATGCTCGGCCTGTTCGGCCAGTACGTCGGGCTGATGCTGCTCGGTTTCTCGCCGAGTGGTGATGTGTATTCGCAGGGCATCATCCTCACCATCACCTATCTGGCGCTGGCGATGATCTTCGGCATGGCGGTCTCCGGTGCCGCCGCGGTCGGCCTGGAGCGCATCGCCTACCGGCCGCTGCGCAGGCGCGGCGCCAAACCCCTGATCTTTCTCATCACCGCGATCGGCGCCTCGTTCGTGCTGCAGGAGATCGTGCACTTCGTCTTGCCGAAGATCTGGCCGAGCCTGGGCGGCTCGAACGCGCAGAAGCCGATCATGCTGGTGGAGCCGACGAAGCAGTTCAGCTTCGGTGGCGCCGACATCACCAACGTGACGATCGTGATCATCGTCGCGGCGGTGATCCTGGCGATCGCCACCGAGCTGGTGATCAATCAGACCAAGTTCGGCCGCGGCATCCGCGCCGTGGCGCAGGATCCGGATACCGCGACGCTGATGGGTGTTTCGCGGGAGCGGATCATCATGCTCACCTTCCTCATCGGCGGCGTGCTCGCCGGTGCGGCGGCGCTGTTGTACGCGTTGAAGATTCCGAACGGCATCATCTATTCGGGCGGGTTCATTCTCGGCATCAAGGCTTTCAGTGCCGCGGTGCTCGGCGGTATCGGCAATCTGCGCGGCGCGCTGCTCGGCGGATTGTTGCTCGGTCTGGCGGAGAACTACGGCCAGATTTTGTTCGGTACCGAATGGCGCGACGTGGTCGCGTTCGTGGTGCTGATCGCGGTGTTGATGATCCGGCCGACCGGCATTCTCGGTGAGAGCCTCGGGAAGGCACGCGCATGA
- a CDS encoding branched-chain amino acid ABC transporter permease: MSDATTKTVVPPAEPERPKHGVGDALRTWWGGLSRPAQWAVGVPAIIALALLPLFPPPFIDTPGTSFGGVMAQFAMYALIAIGLNVVVGQAGLLDLGYVGFYAVGAYTVGLLTSPNSPWNQTDGGWLGSKWAWLACVPLAVAVTAVSGLILGSPTLRLRGDYLAIVTLGFGEIVRLLADNLGDVTNGSLGLSGIAYPSVGVSETKPNGVFSAGNVGNPDTSNLLDRANAGVWWFWVGMVLVVVILLIVGNLERSRVGRAWVAIREDEDAAEIMGVPTFKFKLWAFMIGAAVGGLSGALYAGQVQFINPTGFNIINSVLFLCAVVIGGQGNKLGVIVGAFVIVYLPNRLLSVQAVGQSAVGWVSIVVGIALVVGLIVVWRRWARDQERPIRLAYLGGGAVAVIAMLVVLNNVLVFQKPGAQSLGDYKYLFFGITLMVVMIFKPQGLFPVRQKLLAYGRQVYQAVRRPSGDDAIGATR, from the coding sequence ATGAGTGACGCAACCACGAAAACCGTTGTCCCCCCTGCCGAACCGGAACGGCCCAAGCACGGCGTCGGCGACGCCCTGCGGACCTGGTGGGGTGGTCTTTCCCGGCCGGCCCAGTGGGCGGTCGGCGTGCCCGCCATCATCGCGCTGGCACTGCTTCCGTTGTTCCCGCCGCCGTTCATCGATACCCCAGGCACCAGCTTCGGCGGTGTGATGGCGCAGTTCGCGATGTACGCGCTGATCGCCATCGGGCTGAATGTCGTTGTCGGACAGGCGGGTCTGCTCGATCTGGGCTACGTCGGCTTCTATGCCGTCGGTGCGTACACCGTCGGTCTGCTCACGAGTCCGAACAGCCCGTGGAACCAGACCGACGGCGGCTGGCTCGGCAGCAAATGGGCCTGGCTGGCCTGTGTGCCGCTGGCCGTGGCCGTCACCGCGGTGTCCGGGTTGATCCTCGGCTCGCCGACGCTGCGATTGCGCGGCGACTATCTCGCGATCGTGACGCTCGGCTTCGGTGAGATCGTTCGGCTGCTCGCCGACAACCTCGGCGATGTGACCAACGGCAGCCTCGGCCTGTCCGGCATCGCCTACCCGTCGGTCGGAGTGTCGGAAACCAAACCCAACGGTGTCTTCTCCGCGGGCAATGTCGGCAACCCGGATACCTCGAACCTGTTGGACCGGGCCAATGCCGGCGTGTGGTGGTTCTGGGTCGGCATGGTGCTTGTGGTGGTGATCCTGCTGATCGTCGGCAACCTAGAGCGCAGCCGGGTCGGACGGGCCTGGGTCGCGATCCGCGAGGACGAGGACGCGGCCGAGATCATGGGCGTGCCGACGTTCAAGTTCAAGCTGTGGGCATTCATGATCGGCGCCGCGGTCGGCGGGCTCTCCGGTGCGCTGTACGCGGGGCAGGTGCAGTTCATCAACCCGACCGGGTTCAACATCATCAACTCCGTGCTGTTCCTGTGCGCGGTCGTCATCGGCGGTCAGGGCAACAAGCTCGGCGTGATCGTCGGCGCGTTCGTCATCGTCTACCTGCCGAACCGGTTGCTGTCGGTGCAGGCGGTGGGTCAGTCCGCGGTGGGCTGGGTGTCGATCGTCGTCGGCATCGCGCTCGTCGTCGGCCTGATCGTGGTGTGGCGCAGGTGGGCTCGCGATCAGGAGCGCCCGATCCGGCTGGCCTATCTGGGCGGCGGCGCGGTCGCGGTGATCGCGATGCTCGTCGTGCTCAACAACGTGCTGGTGTTCCAGAAGCCGGGTGCGCAGTCGCTCGGCGACTACAAGTACCTGTTCTTCGGTATCACGCTGATGGTGGTCATGATCTTCAAACCGCAGGGCCTGTTCCCGGTCCGGCAGAAGCTGCTCGCCTACGGGCGGCAGGTGTATCAGGCGGTGCGCAGACCGTCCGGTGACGATGCGATCGGAGCGACCCGATGA
- a CDS encoding ABC transporter ATP-binding protein, which yields MTGPGAGGALFDNEDMAAGYAAEPETEPSAGVVDLTAVIPDLADAETVAEVVASHREIETAVGAPLLRTEDLTVKFGGLTALDAVSFEIRRGEILGLIGPNGAGKTTCFNAITGVYRPASGTVYFDGAPLTKTKRNAITRLGIARTFQNIRLFGEMTALENVVVGTDARHKTSVPGAIFRTNRHRREEHDAIERGMALLEFVGIAPRAVEKARNLSYGDQRRLEIARALATEPKLLCLDEPAAGFNPSEKSALMDLIRKIRDDGFTVLLIEHDMRLVMGVTDRIVVLEFGRKIADGLPADIREDPAVIAAYLGVPDDGTDLGTASAHGTNG from the coding sequence ATGACCGGGCCCGGCGCCGGTGGCGCGCTGTTCGACAACGAGGACATGGCGGCGGGCTACGCGGCCGAGCCGGAGACCGAACCCAGTGCCGGCGTGGTCGATCTGACCGCGGTGATCCCGGACCTGGCCGACGCGGAGACGGTCGCGGAGGTGGTCGCCTCGCATCGCGAGATCGAGACGGCCGTCGGCGCGCCGTTGTTGCGCACCGAGGACCTGACCGTGAAGTTCGGCGGCCTGACCGCGCTGGACGCGGTGAGCTTCGAGATCCGCCGCGGCGAGATCCTCGGGCTCATCGGGCCTAACGGCGCGGGCAAGACCACCTGCTTCAACGCGATCACCGGCGTCTATCGTCCGGCCTCTGGCACCGTGTACTTCGACGGCGCACCGCTGACGAAGACCAAGCGCAACGCGATCACTCGGCTCGGTATCGCGCGCACCTTCCAGAACATCCGGCTCTTCGGCGAGATGACGGCGCTGGAGAACGTGGTGGTCGGCACCGACGCCAGGCACAAGACCTCGGTGCCCGGCGCCATCTTCCGCACCAACCGGCATCGCAGGGAGGAGCACGACGCGATCGAGCGGGGCATGGCGCTGCTCGAATTCGTCGGCATCGCACCGCGTGCGGTGGAGAAGGCGCGCAACCTGTCCTACGGCGATCAGCGCAGGCTGGAGATCGCCAGGGCGCTGGCCACCGAGCCGAAACTGCTCTGTCTGGACGAGCCGGCCGCCGGGTTCAATCCGAGCGAGAAGTCGGCGCTGATGGATCTGATCCGCAAGATCCGCGACGACGGGTTCACCGTGTTGCTGATCGAGCACGACATGCGCCTGGTCATGGGCGTGACCGACCGGATCGTGGTGCTGGAGTTCGGCCGCAAGATCGCCGACGGACTGCCCGCCGACATCAGGGAGGATCCCGCGGTGATCGCCGCCTACCTCGGGGTGCCCGACGACGGCACCGACCTGGGGACGGCAAGCGCACACGGGACCAACGGGTAG
- a CDS encoding ABC transporter ATP-binding protein has translation MTSQTESVRPNGSDALLAVEDMVVNYGRIQALHGISLEVAPGELVTLLGANGAGKTTTMRALSGLLPLTKGRVLFEGKDISHMKAHERVGLGLIQAPEGRGVFPGMTVQENLDMGCYGRPFKQKAEYDKTLEWVFELFPRMLERRKQVGGTLSGGEQQMLAIGRALMARPRLLLLDEPSMGLAPMIIQQIFRIISEINKQGTTVLLVEQNAQQALSRSDRAYIMETGEVTKTGSGAELLTDPAVKSAYLGVG, from the coding sequence ATGACATCGCAGACAGAATCGGTGCGGCCCAACGGCTCCGACGCCTTGCTCGCGGTCGAGGACATGGTCGTCAACTACGGCAGAATCCAGGCGCTGCACGGGATTTCGCTGGAGGTGGCGCCGGGTGAGCTGGTGACGCTGCTCGGCGCGAACGGTGCGGGCAAGACCACGACCATGCGCGCGCTGTCCGGGCTGCTGCCCCTGACCAAGGGGCGGGTCCTGTTCGAGGGCAAGGACATCAGCCACATGAAGGCGCACGAGCGGGTGGGTCTCGGGTTGATCCAGGCACCGGAGGGCCGTGGTGTGTTCCCCGGCATGACGGTGCAGGAGAACCTCGACATGGGTTGCTACGGAAGGCCGTTCAAGCAGAAGGCGGAGTACGACAAGACCCTCGAGTGGGTGTTCGAGTTGTTCCCGCGCATGCTGGAGCGGCGCAAGCAGGTCGGCGGCACGCTCTCCGGCGGCGAGCAACAGATGCTGGCGATCGGCCGTGCACTGATGGCACGGCCGCGGCTGCTGCTGTTGGACGAGCCATCGATGGGCTTGGCGCCCATGATCATTCAGCAGATCTTCCGGATCATCTCCGAGATCAACAAGCAGGGCACCACGGTGTTGCTGGTCGAACAGAATGCCCAGCAGGCGCTTTCGCGCAGCGATCGCGCCTACATCATGGAAACCGGTGAGGTCACCAAGACCGGCTCCGGTGCCGAGTTGCTGACCGACCCCGCGGTGAAGTCGGCCTACCTCGGCGTCGGCTAG